The Mesomycoplasma flocculare ATCC 27399 genome includes a window with the following:
- a CDS encoding potassium transporter TrkG, translating into MNLKISFKSFLRSLFRLKKIHIIFATYTSVILLGAAFLVAPFSHSTLANKISFFTSLFTAVSAFSDTGLSLVDTATNFNVFGQSVIAILIILGGIGIFAVKFYIFNNLFGKKISILSREILKIERGSSKLNDLKGVIKTSINLFLILVLLSSLALTLHFYFYEVDPLKFSFEKSPYKDVSLSLRYGIFHSISAINNAGFDIIGASSFAPYYYSYFLQIIIIILTIIGGIGYPVIYDFYCFFRIKLSRQKVQNFRFSLFSKISLLSYFVISFFGFILFIAFEASSTSNLTFWNQQQNGNWFAKTFALFFHNFMARSTGFLTFDLKQLSQASIFLTSLLMFIGSSPSSTGGGIRVTTFWIFILVIISKIKGSQDVNAFKRKIKTDKIVSAAIVCFISLALVISLVFLASFSLDNSINQGNTIPYQIHHLIFEVTSAFGTSGLSTGLIRHLSTVSQIGFMLVMLIGQLGITSFIYVWQGDNIGKQSKTYITEDILIG; encoded by the coding sequence ATGAATTTGAAAATTAGTTTCAAAAGTTTTCTAAGATCACTTTTTCGCCTTAAAAAAATACATATTATCTTCGCCACTTATACATCAGTTATTCTTCTTGGGGCCGCGTTTTTAGTTGCCCCTTTTTCGCATAGCACTTTAGCTAATAAAATCAGCTTTTTTACATCACTTTTTACCGCAGTTTCGGCTTTTAGCGATACAGGTCTTAGTTTAGTTGATACCGCAACCAATTTTAATGTTTTTGGACAGAGCGTAATTGCAATTTTGATCATACTTGGTGGTATTGGAATTTTCGCCGTTAAATTCTATATTTTTAATAATCTTTTTGGAAAAAAAATAAGTATTTTATCACGGGAAATTCTTAAAATTGAACGGGGTTCTAGTAAACTAAATGATTTAAAAGGAGTAATTAAAACATCAATTAACCTCTTTTTAATTTTAGTTTTACTTTCAAGTTTAGCTCTAACCCTTCATTTTTATTTCTATGAGGTTGATCCGCTCAAGTTTTCTTTTGAGAAATCACCTTATAAAGATGTTTCTTTATCGCTAAGATACGGAATTTTCCATAGCATTTCGGCAATAAATAATGCTGGTTTTGACATAATCGGCGCTTCTAGTTTTGCACCTTATTATTATTCTTACTTTTTGCAAATAATTATTATTATTTTGACAATAATTGGGGGAATTGGCTATCCAGTAATTTATGATTTTTATTGCTTTTTTCGCATAAAACTTTCACGGCAAAAAGTGCAAAACTTCCGCTTTTCGCTTTTTTCTAAAATTTCACTTTTAAGCTACTTTGTAATTTCTTTTTTTGGTTTTATTCTTTTTATCGCTTTTGAGGCTAGTTCTACATCAAATCTTACTTTTTGGAACCAGCAACAAAATGGAAACTGATTTGCCAAAACTTTTGCACTTTTTTTTCATAATTTTATGGCTCGCTCAACTGGATTTTTAACTTTCGATTTAAAACAATTATCACAAGCTAGTATCTTTTTAACAAGTTTGTTAATGTTTATTGGCTCTTCGCCGTCTTCGACTGGAGGGGGGATTAGAGTGACAACTTTTTGGATTTTTATACTTGTAATTATCTCGAAAATTAAAGGGTCACAAGATGTTAATGCCTTTAAAAGAAAAATTAAAACTGATAAAATTGTCTCAGCGGCAATTGTTTGCTTTATTTCCCTAGCTTTGGTAATTTCTCTTGTTTTTCTTGCAAGTTTTTCACTTGATAATTCGATTAACCAGGGAAATACTATTCCTTATCAAATTCATCACTTGATTTTTGAAGTAACCTCTGCTTTTGGAACTTCAGGGCTTTCAACCGGGCTAATTCGGCATTTATCAACAGTTTCACAAATTGGATTTATGCTTGTGATGTTAATTGGGCAACTCGGAATTACCTCGTTTATTTATGTCTGGCAAGGCGATAATATCGGAAAACAAAGTAAAACTTATATTACCGAAGATATTTTGATTGGTTAG
- a CDS encoding potassium channel family protein, with the protein MKRANICIIGAGRLGRAAISQLAESGHNVMVIDKKAENLKFIREFATIEPIIMDASDINAMRNEVGLEDIDTIIVATSDNIEIIATLLELQTEINFFNNLKIAARAVNKRHARVLKQIGVDWIISPEEEAGIKMALLTVDKNFLNYADSLKEIASGVFAGSVTVKSPHYINRSIRNANLRQFNVNVVLIKRNKETFLPAAETIIQQNDEITIIGKIGDVTTVLQKLESIKK; encoded by the coding sequence ATGAAACGAGCAAACATCTGTATAATTGGCGCTGGCCGTCTTGGTCGAGCGGCAATTTCGCAATTAGCAGAATCAGGCCATAACGTAATGGTTATTGATAAAAAAGCCGAAAATCTTAAATTTATCCGCGAGTTTGCGACTATAGAACCAATTATTATGGACGCAAGTGATATTAACGCGATGCGAAACGAAGTTGGACTTGAAGATATTGACACAATTATAGTAGCAACATCAGATAATATCGAAATTATTGCCACCTTATTAGAATTACAAACAGAAATAAATTTTTTTAACAATTTAAAAATTGCCGCGCGCGCGGTTAATAAAAGGCACGCGCGAGTTTTAAAACAGATCGGTGTTGACTGAATTATAAGCCCCGAAGAAGAAGCTGGAATCAAAATGGCATTATTAACTGTTGATAAAAATTTTCTTAACTATGCTGATAGCCTCAAAGAAATTGCAAGTGGAGTTTTTGCCGGAAGCGTCACTGTAAAATCGCCGCATTATATAAATAGAAGCATTAGAAATGCAAATTTACGGCAATTTAATGTCAATGTGGTTTTAATTAAAAGAAATAAAGAAACTTTTTTGCCCGCAGCTGAAACCATAATTCAGCAAAATGATGAAATTACGATTATTGGAAAAATCGGCGATGTTACCACGGTTTTACAAAAGTTAGAATCAATCAAAAAGTAA
- a CDS encoding putative cysteine peptidase: MINLIENVVVKAEQNNKIPKQQIDYFIKTAKVELLELTDSRQDFLYCKILKNIYGQSILFLQFTNFYLVITLENYETNEIANFNFDEKLFKTNNVVYIPGFSLHYRKGEELFGLISKQKLDDKIVELINKRKDIYLKNTSKNREKNKEKRDKSFNSKTRLKRGIENPNVIAEKGEKIENLNSFNIGIPNSWWFKAKDSNSKLGYIEYEEGSRKVGVCEYIAMALMLEYAETFIASGIFTNEEVARFFDVKTNYSSNLSDGVAEYKYYKHKNSNDGTSTFNSLPLHLFELNEKYENVKYASYFTTTLESFLKDKEIKKYITTDYSTSFMHSSSPENFLLKNQMPVMVAFANFSVGHNIIIYGYDPKTEKYLVNFGWENYSNLVISKWDIWSFWSLGYWWSFKIDDDYKKKHPPKQKLLSNNGQIFSYSEISENDQEINRNGNIVRNYDIY; the protein is encoded by the coding sequence ATGATAAATTTAATAGAAAATGTAGTTGTAAAAGCAGAGCAAAATAACAAAATCCCAAAACAACAGATAGATTATTTTATTAAAACTGCAAAAGTAGAATTATTAGAATTAACCGATAGTAGACAAGATTTTTTGTACTGCAAAATTCTAAAAAACATTTACGGTCAATCAATATTATTTTTGCAATTTACAAATTTTTACCTTGTAATTACTCTGGAAAATTACGAGACTAATGAAATTGCTAATTTTAATTTTGATGAGAAACTATTTAAAACAAACAATGTTGTTTATATACCCGGATTTTCACTTCATTATAGAAAGGGCGAAGAACTTTTTGGGTTAATTTCAAAACAAAAATTAGATGACAAAATAGTAGAACTTATAAATAAACGAAAAGATATATATTTAAAAAATACTTCGAAAAATAGAGAAAAAAATAAGGAAAAAAGGGACAAGTCTTTTAATTCGAAAACCCGGTTAAAACGAGGTATTGAAAACCCTAATGTAATAGCAGAAAAAGGTGAAAAAATTGAAAATCTTAATTCGTTTAATATAGGTATTCCAAATTCCTGATGATTTAAAGCTAAAGATTCAAATTCTAAGCTTGGTTACATAGAATATGAAGAAGGAAGTAGAAAAGTGGGCGTTTGTGAGTACATTGCGATGGCATTAATGCTGGAGTATGCCGAAACATTTATTGCATCAGGGATATTTACAAATGAAGAGGTTGCCAGATTTTTTGATGTAAAAACTAATTATTCATCTAATTTAAGCGACGGAGTCGCCGAATATAAATATTATAAACATAAAAATTCAAACGATGGAACCTCTACATTTAATTCTCTTCCGCTTCATTTGTTTGAACTTAATGAAAAATACGAAAATGTTAAGTATGCTTCTTATTTTACTACCACATTAGAGAGTTTTCTAAAAGATAAGGAAATAAAAAAATATATTACAACTGACTACTCTACTAGTTTTATGCATTCAAGTAGTCCAGAAAATTTTTTGTTAAAAAACCAAATGCCCGTTATGGTTGCATTTGCTAATTTCAGTGTTGGACACAATATTATCATATATGGTTATGACCCAAAAACAGAAAAATATTTAGTAAATTTTGGTTGGGAGAATTATTCTAATTTAGTTATTTCAAAATGAGATATCTGAAGTTTTTGATCACTAGGGTATTGGTGATCTTTTAAAATTGATGATGATTATAAGAAAAAGCATCCCCCAAAGCAAAAATTACTGAGTAATAACGGTCAAATTTTTTCCTATTCAGAAATATCTGAAAATGATCAGGAAATAAATAGAAACGGAAATATTGTCAGAAATTACGATATTTACTAA
- a CDS encoding ABC transporter ATP-binding protein, translating to MNNIEKSEIIISLVDVEKEFGDKKVLNQINLDIKRGDFVTLLGPSGSGKTTILRLIGGFEWTTRGEIKFNDVDIKDVPAHKRDTATIFQDYALFPHLSVRGNIEFGLKLKRIRKSKSEIPDSVWKKFSDLKRKWQTKQNKKISELNILQAALEKQLENSGLDEKKRKKLQDKLDNSDFKYSNWENYVFLKSESFEKKYLTRKISKTEINKEITDIIELVGLSGNENRAISELSGGMKQRVALARSLVIEPEIVLLDEPLSALDAKIRQKMQVFLKKIQQKLGLTFIFVTHDQDEALQLSDKIAIIRNGKIAQYDEPKQIYDYPINKWVANFIGDSNFFEAKFLKKNQVEILGYPLYTIHDEFQKNQKLDALIRPEDIDIDLSSGYFKGKVIQNIYKGSYYWLDIKVENKIINVETNDFYELESEVFLKWDDDAIHLMEIENESV from the coding sequence ATGAATAATATTGAAAAAAGCGAAATAATTATTTCGCTTGTTGATGTTGAGAAAGAATTTGGTGATAAAAAAGTTTTAAATCAAATAAATTTGGACATTAAACGTGGAGATTTTGTTACTCTTTTAGGCCCTTCAGGTTCGGGAAAAACCACAATTCTAAGACTTATTGGCGGCTTTGAGTGAACAACAAGAGGCGAAATTAAGTTTAATGATGTTGATATTAAAGACGTTCCTGCACATAAGCGAGATACAGCCACAATTTTTCAGGACTATGCGCTTTTTCCACATTTATCGGTCAGGGGGAATATTGAATTTGGCCTCAAATTAAAACGCATCAGGAAAAGCAAATCAGAAATTCCCGATTCAGTTTGAAAAAAATTTAGTGATTTAAAGAGAAAATGGCAAACAAAACAAAATAAAAAAATTTCAGAATTAAATATTTTACAGGCCGCTTTAGAAAAACAGCTTGAAAATTCTGGCCTTGATGAGAAAAAACGCAAGAAATTACAAGATAAATTAGATAATTCTGATTTTAAATATTCAAATTGAGAAAATTATGTTTTTTTAAAATCAGAAAGTTTTGAAAAAAAATATCTTACACGAAAAATATCCAAGACCGAAATTAACAAGGAAATCACTGATATTATTGAACTTGTTGGGTTAAGTGGTAATGAAAATCGGGCAATTTCGGAATTATCGGGTGGGATGAAACAAAGAGTTGCCTTGGCAAGATCGCTTGTCATTGAGCCAGAAATTGTTTTATTAGATGAGCCTTTATCTGCATTAGATGCAAAAATTCGACAAAAAATGCAAGTTTTTCTCAAAAAAATACAACAAAAACTTGGATTAACCTTCATTTTTGTCACTCATGATCAAGACGAAGCACTACAATTATCAGATAAAATTGCAATAATCAGAAACGGAAAAATTGCCCAATATGATGAACCTAAACAAATTTACGACTACCCCATAAATAAATGGGTGGCTAATTTCATTGGTGATTCTAATTTTTTTGAGGCAAAATTTCTTAAAAAAAATCAAGTGGAAATTCTTGGTTATCCTTTATATACAATTCATGATGAATTCCAAAAAAATCAAAAATTAGATGCACTAATTCGACCCGAAGACATTGATATTGACCTAAGTTCGGGCTATTTTAAAGGAAAAGTTATCCAAAATATTTATAAGGGTTCATATTATTGACTTGATATAAAAGTGGAAAATAAAATAATTAACGTTGAGACTAATGATTTTTATGAGCTTGAAAGTGAAGTTTTTCTAAAATGAGACGATGATGCAATACATTTAATGGAGATAGAAAATGAGTCTGTTTAA
- a CDS encoding ABC transporter permease yields the protein MSLFKFFRKFYKNFNKNLNLRISLAIPYAFFSLILIIIPLILLFIKSVSPLSTQGQSFDNYLLIKEKTTWQIIARSIFVGLVCAFVCLILAFPYAFFVATSKSKIFKIYALSLIVSPLIIFTIAKVFAIRALFLSLFDESELNNNYFMILGLIFLNFPFMLLPLYTILRDMPKNLLEAGTDLGYSKFWVLIKVVIPYSFRAISSGFALVFLMASTSIVISDKLLPNGSQNQLIGNLINNSANTANPFDLARVSSLVLVTLFVFIGIYTLIHFIPIIIMKIKGFKYD from the coding sequence ATGAGTCTGTTTAAATTCTTTAGAAAATTTTATAAAAATTTTAACAAAAATTTAAATCTACGCATCAGCCTCGCTATTCCTTATGCATTTTTTTCACTGATTTTAATAATTATTCCACTAATTTTACTTTTTATAAAATCAGTAAGTCCGCTTTCGACTCAAGGTCAAAGTTTTGATAATTATTTATTAATTAAGGAAAAAACTACATGACAAATTATTGCTCGTTCAATTTTTGTGGGTTTAGTTTGCGCTTTTGTTTGTTTGATTTTAGCATTTCCATATGCTTTTTTTGTAGCTACTTCAAAATCAAAAATATTCAAAATTTATGCGCTTTCTTTAATAGTGTCGCCTTTAATTATTTTCACAATTGCAAAAGTTTTTGCAATTCGCGCTTTATTTTTGTCACTTTTTGATGAAAGTGAGTTAAATAATAACTATTTTATGATTCTTGGTCTAATTTTTTTGAATTTTCCTTTTATGCTGTTGCCGCTTTATACAATTTTACGCGATATGCCGAAAAATTTACTTGAGGCAGGCACAGATTTAGGTTATTCGAAATTTTGAGTTCTAATCAAAGTAGTTATTCCTTATAGTTTTCGTGCAATTAGTTCGGGTTTTGCGCTTGTTTTTTTGATGGCATCAACTTCAATTGTTATCTCAGATAAACTTTTGCCAAATGGTTCGCAAAATCAATTAATTGGAAATTTGATAAATAATTCAGCAAATACAGCTAATCCTTTTGATTTAGCGCGAGTTTCTTCACTTGTTTTAGTGACGCTTTTTGTTTTTATTGGAATTTATACATTAATTCATTTTATACCAATTATTATTATGAAAATAAAAGGATTTAAGTATGACTAA
- a CDS encoding ABC transporter permease — protein sequence MTKIIDFFQKHEILKKSYVWFLIIIFYIPIIVGAIFAFNAPSKKGFVSTTINKFSLHAFEKFADENFVSAFINSVIIAFFTAIIVVFLSLLTVFALWRQKNKTAKTYVILTSNIPLINPDVITAVALATILAILFGSLSAAHEGLYRAVISHIVMTLPYGILLLFPKSEKFSLNLYEAAQDLGYSKIKAWFLIYLKHMLPAIISTFFIVVFLSFDDFIITKITSNAQTVGTLLYQGTFKTWALMLGTIMLFFAIISNFVWIYYKNKKEKKWNKT from the coding sequence ATGACTAAAATAATTGATTTTTTTCAAAAACATGAAATTTTGAAAAAATCATATGTTTGATTTTTAATTATTATTTTTTATATTCCGATAATAGTGGGCGCAATTTTTGCTTTTAATGCGCCTTCAAAAAAAGGTTTTGTCTCAACTACTATAAATAAATTTTCATTACATGCTTTTGAAAAATTTGCAGATGAAAATTTTGTTTCAGCCTTTATTAATTCAGTAATTATTGCTTTTTTTACAGCTATTATTGTCGTTTTTCTCTCGCTTTTGACAGTTTTTGCCCTCTGACGTCAAAAAAATAAAACAGCAAAAACTTATGTTATTTTAACATCAAATATTCCGTTAATTAATCCAGATGTGATTACTGCAGTTGCGCTTGCTACAATTTTAGCGATTTTATTTGGTTCATTGTCAGCTGCTCATGAAGGATTGTACCGCGCCGTTATTTCACATATTGTTATGACTCTTCCTTACGGAATTCTGCTTTTATTCCCAAAAAGTGAAAAATTCTCGCTTAATTTATATGAAGCTGCACAAGATTTAGGCTATTCAAAAATAAAAGCCTGATTTTTAATTTATTTAAAACATATGTTACCAGCAATAATTTCTACTTTTTTTATTGTAGTTTTTTTATCTTTTGATGATTTTATTATCACAAAAATTACGTCCAATGCCCAAACAGTTGGAACTCTTTTATATCAAGGCACATTTAAAACTTGAGCGCTAATGTTAGGAACAATTATGCTATTTTTTGCCATTATTTCCAATTTTGTCTGAATTTATTACAAAAATAAAAAGGAAAAAAAATGAAACAAAACTTAG
- a CDS encoding type 2 periplasmic-binding domain-containing protein — MKQNLARFFLKISFGISLISTVFIASFLKSQFPFKPVIYNFESYISDQGRNFININFNYREFGSVYEFTRAIEDNRTIAGVGSDFQIARLAQKGMLQKIDYSKLFPNWQLTKVFEKPKNYYDLSLFQKQEYINKKRKAFEQIFRPEIVEHIDKYDQFMKQADDPKKDLDIDNDGIKDRFWEFFIPYFTQDKVVVYTIGDYEKNGKRVNLREFQKNWTPEFRKAIQEKGLKFQDQSLVGIGKTLRKNGYSFFEWTEAMRDNLLIGSEKINQYGTIITEKNYKSLVDGFINYVTEISGFDYFNLQHNVFKTSGLDLVNSVIDPSLKQDVGLLYNGDSLDAHYSKDNYAELEDENTIAIIRPKNNLTLLDGWIILKNTSPELTNKVYNTLYQGIFKGEELEFDELIDAVKTEVEFSYQLNPETEKFENKKGKGFKFDYNLLPVLANFDFINYTPTFRKSFEFFKKFYFNNALATVRSSKEGENILVFIDENNKIITDLNDLRFSKIKSEIFEKTSLRALNMYLSQQKQQTLYGNMPTKDNVDEGLYSINYTFLRPIDEQLASQIRTYYNLKIKN, encoded by the coding sequence ATGAAACAAAACTTAGCGCGCTTTTTTTTAAAAATATCATTTGGAATTTCTTTAATTAGTACTGTTTTTATTGCATCTTTTTTAAAATCACAGTTTCCTTTTAAACCCGTTATTTATAATTTTGAATCATATATTTCTGATCAAGGCCGTAATTTTATAAATATAAATTTTAATTATCGTGAATTTGGTAGTGTTTATGAATTTACTCGAGCAATCGAGGATAATCGCACAATTGCAGGTGTTGGTTCGGATTTCCAAATTGCGCGTTTAGCGCAAAAAGGAATGTTGCAAAAAATAGACTATTCAAAACTTTTCCCAAATTGACAACTTACAAAAGTTTTTGAAAAACCTAAGAATTATTATGATTTATCTCTTTTTCAAAAACAAGAATATATTAATAAAAAAAGAAAAGCTTTTGAACAAATTTTTCGTCCTGAAATTGTTGAACATATCGATAAATACGACCAATTTATGAAACAAGCAGATGATCCTAAAAAAGATTTAGATATTGATAATGACGGAATAAAAGACCGTTTTTGAGAGTTTTTTATTCCTTATTTTACTCAAGACAAGGTTGTTGTCTACACAATTGGTGATTATGAAAAAAATGGAAAAAGAGTAAATTTACGCGAGTTCCAGAAAAATTGAACTCCAGAATTTCGCAAGGCAATTCAGGAAAAAGGACTAAAATTTCAAGACCAATCACTAGTTGGTATCGGAAAAACACTACGTAAAAATGGGTATAGTTTTTTTGAATGAACCGAAGCTATGCGCGATAATTTATTAATTGGCAGTGAAAAAATAAATCAATATGGAACAATTATTACCGAAAAAAACTATAAATCTTTAGTTGATGGATTTATTAACTATGTTACAGAAATTTCTGGTTTTGATTATTTTAACCTTCAACACAACGTTTTTAAAACATCAGGACTTGATTTAGTAAATTCAGTAATTGACCCTTCTTTGAAGCAAGATGTTGGATTATTATATAACGGAGACTCTCTTGATGCCCATTATTCTAAAGATAATTATGCTGAGCTTGAAGACGAAAACACAATAGCAATTATCCGCCCAAAAAACAATTTAACACTTTTAGACGGTTGAATTATCTTAAAAAATACATCGCCAGAATTAACAAATAAAGTTTATAACACACTTTATCAAGGAATTTTTAAAGGTGAAGAACTCGAATTTGATGAACTGATTGATGCTGTTAAAACCGAAGTCGAATTTTCCTATCAGCTAAATCCAGAAACAGAAAAATTTGAGAATAAAAAGGGCAAGGGTTTTAAATTTGACTATAATCTACTACCAGTTTTGGCAAATTTTGATTTTATAAATTATACACCAACATTTAGAAAATCATTTGAATTTTTCAAAAAATTTTATTTTAATAATGCACTTGCAACTGTTCGATCAAGCAAAGAAGGCGAGAATATTTTAGTATTTATTGATGAAAATAATAAAATTATCACTGATTTAAATGATTTGCGTTTCAGCAAAATAAAATCAGAAATTTTTGAAAAAACTTCACTTCGAGCGCTAAATATGTATCTTTCCCAACAAAAACAACAAACTTTATATGGAAATATGCCAACAAAGGATAATGTTGATGAAGGCCTTTATTCAATAAATTATACTTTTCTGAGACCAATTGATGAACAATTAGCCTCACAAATTCGAACTTATTATAATCTAAAAATAAAAAATTAA
- a CDS encoding leucine-rich repeat domain-containing protein — protein sequence MLKIRKFLKIIFIFSPVIVFFSCGETVTQAEKLLTGENKEASPYVKIDEKTKSFTLDLSTSRIEKLEKSAFFSLKSRFYQKLNAQSLDEKNTNDSKSSKSNGEKINFYFLSKIIFPDSLIEIEDYAFYVDSANLTKCEKILELDFSKANKLQKIGNFAFQGNNVKTLVLPPSIKSIGKQAFAKNQLEQVDFSQAKKLEEIQTGAFFDNKIKELDFSANSNLVEIFPGSFESNQIEKVKFNINSKPIIIRNSVFKDNVIKTEVGIENLPKNSKLENIFS from the coding sequence ATGCTAAAAATTAGAAAATTTTTAAAGATTATCTTTATTTTTTCGCCTGTAATTGTCTTTTTTTCTTGCGGCGAGACAGTTACACAAGCAGAAAAACTTTTAACAGGCGAAAATAAAGAAGCATCACCATATGTAAAAATTGATGAAAAAACAAAGTCATTTACATTAGACTTATCAACTTCTAGGATTGAAAAGCTCGAAAAATCAGCTTTTTTTAGTTTAAAATCACGATTTTACCAAAAATTAAATGCCCAAAGTCTAGATGAAAAAAACACGAATGATTCAAAAAGCAGTAAATCTAATGGCGAAAAAATAAATTTTTACTTTTTATCCAAAATAATTTTCCCTGATTCACTTATTGAAATTGAAGATTATGCTTTTTACGTTGATAGCGCAAATTTAACTAAATGCGAAAAGATTCTTGAACTTGATTTTTCAAAAGCAAACAAACTTCAAAAAATTGGAAATTTTGCATTTCAAGGGAATAATGTAAAAACTCTTGTTCTACCGCCATCAATCAAGTCAATCGGAAAACAAGCTTTTGCGAAAAATCAATTAGAACAGGTAGATTTTTCGCAAGCCAAAAAATTAGAAGAAATTCAAACTGGTGCTTTTTTTGATAACAAAATTAAAGAACTTGATTTTTCAGCAAATTCAAATTTAGTTGAAATTTTCCCAGGAAGTTTTGAGTCAAATCAAATTGAAAAGGTAAAATTTAATATAAATTCTAAACCAATCATAATTAGAAATTCTGTTTTTAAAGATAATGTTATTAAAACCGAAGTAGGTATTGAAAATCTCCCAAAAAATAGCAAACTTGAAAATATTTTTTCTTAA
- a CDS encoding tRNA threonylcarbamoyladenosine biosynthesis protein TsaB codes for MNFFIDTTGKFLALAVFDKHFKLIDSQISEIKNKADHLPELVSKILFKNNLKITEFTAFFINLGPGNFTGCRIGLTFFRTFAQIRKKELWTCSSFSLLSFRVNENKQYFIDYSEKSQFSAFAKNGKITSEIFEIKEKFEKGSEINYNLIFLNFGEAKKLFKKENDLINIFPLYIK; via the coding sequence ATGAATTTTTTTATTGACACAACAGGCAAATTTTTAGCGCTTGCTGTTTTTGACAAACATTTTAAACTAATTGATTCTCAAATTAGTGAAATAAAAAATAAGGCGGACCATTTACCTGAGCTAGTAAGCAAAATTCTATTTAAAAATAACTTAAAAATCACGGAATTTACAGCTTTTTTTATTAATTTAGGCCCAGGAAATTTTACGGGTTGTAGAATAGGCCTAACCTTTTTTAGAACATTTGCACAGATAAGAAAAAAAGAGCTATGAACTTGTTCATCTTTTAGCTTGCTTTCTTTTAGAGTAAACGAAAATAAACAATATTTTATCGACTATAGCGAGAAATCACAGTTTAGCGCTTTTGCAAAAAATGGAAAAATAACATCTGAAATTTTTGAAATTAAGGAAAAATTTGAAAAAGGCAGCGAAATAAACTATAACTTAATATTTTTAAATTTTGGCGAAGCGAAAAAATTATTTAAAAAAGAAAATGATTTAATTAATATTTTTCCTTTATATATAAAATAA
- the pyrH gene encoding UMP kinase — protein MNSTILIKLSGESLANKQKSLAIDYELVREIGFQLKEIQNLGHKILIVIGGGNFWRGTSAAKNGIDRNTADYIGMLGTIMNGLALESVFRDLGIKTRVLSSMSLDPRICEYFVREKAIKYLSDGNVLIFVGGTGRPFFTTDSAATLFASEMRADIILVGKNNVNGIFDSDPNINPNAVRYDKISYDQVIEKNLKVMDSTAFSMARDNKIRLLIFDIKEKNSISKLIKGQIKHTEVY, from the coding sequence ATGAATTCAACTATTCTCATTAAACTTTCTGGTGAAAGTCTTGCTAATAAACAAAAATCGCTTGCAATTGATTATGAACTTGTGCGAGAAATTGGTTTTCAGCTCAAAGAGATACAGAATTTAGGGCATAAGATTTTAATTGTGATCGGTGGCGGGAATTTCTGACGCGGAACTTCAGCTGCTAAAAACGGCATAGACCGCAATACTGCAGATTATATTGGCATGCTTGGGACTATAATGAATGGTCTCGCACTTGAGTCAGTTTTCCGTGATCTTGGAATTAAAACCCGTGTTTTGTCATCAATGAGTTTAGATCCACGAATTTGCGAGTATTTTGTAAGAGAAAAAGCAATAAAATACTTATCTGATGGTAATGTTTTAATTTTTGTTGGCGGAACTGGGCGACCATTTTTTACAACTGATAGTGCTGCAACACTTTTTGCTTCCGAAATGAGAGCTGACATTATTTTGGTCGGAAAAAATAATGTCAATGGAATTTTTGATTCTGATCCAAATATTAACCCAAATGCGGTTAGATATGATAAAATTAGTTATGATCAAGTTATTGAAAAAAACCTTAAAGTTATGGATTCAACCGCTTTTTCAATGGCACGTGATAACAAAATTAGATTGTTAATTTTTGATATTAAGGAAAAAAATAGCATTTCTAAATTAATAAAAGGACAAATTAAACATACGGAGGTCTATTAG